One Anopheles marshallii chromosome 3, idAnoMarsDA_429_01, whole genome shotgun sequence genomic region harbors:
- the LOC128713950 gene encoding bromodomain-containing protein 7, translating into MGSKKHKKHKSERKERESGKEKSFSLDRPPSLKLILKVSGNSSTPEHGNDSPAYGIQSDGGSTLFTSTSGDYPERHKKSKKKKKKKDREKKHKHHHKEKRHRHRGDDTSHGEEDEEEEDFNSYGDESSQATVDPVSSVHYPAASSVAAAAVAAVASSSLAAQPVTKPLLPEALLIPKLESDLERESIPESAGEHDGVMLGGGLVPKEELTTAPSSVTTDEPLQSPGSMQSSSRPGSKIDFHDTSSSQAPKTPNSDCSGREPRSCVLKQKQSRSPLNKLLDHLLKALEKRDPHQFFAWPVTDDIAPGYSSIILKPMDFSTIRQKIEDNEYGSVSEFSDDFKLMCENAIKYNHSETVYHKAAKKLLHVGARLLQTDNLMRSLRPLMTYMRELTAKELGFEPPIGSADGTDSDFHHQHHTADSADEAMAAAVDEGINAQIEEEEKRKQIRLDNNPHTKFESFVDDFTPDEVLAQVKSAALNARTKLLKRKSAHKLGFLRQHKDGTTSMKILLDTKSEGGEGGPERTVTLGAHTGKLQYGTGQLQGFREDRRNSAKIVKPLSYGAFSSFAPVFDSRFANLSKEETEMVLNTYGCETGADYAESILRFAMDSPFAAGMAHNLLDVLTNGEHRQSYGKLYESHMQREERDAVRHTFLDPVEVAEEVKRYANVRIDFDSLRSLSNLGVDMQFLDELECQLKGAEIGPQLQQSLSNNSDLLQKLHQLQTDRLSAPLPAHLSHIQHPSEGELELAGQITSNLTQIAKQLPPAAIANPQSLRKAMGISTDIFQAPSGGIPPSVPAQTLQAPQQQQQNENGTTSHPTGSSISNASQAPTPTVDIDTTPMDMDLEPEPISHHHHQHHPHPHHLVRQPSTQQQSIIQPNPVVSATPSVDIDSELREFLGGSTLNQAGPSSSTPDGTESSDAACIEQMLMD; encoded by the exons ATGGGCTCGAAGAAACACAAGAAACATAAATCGGAACGCAAGGAACGTGAAAGTGGTAAAG AAAAATCGTTCAGTCTTGATCGGCCACCCAGCCTTAAACTCATACTGAAAGTGAGTGGCAACAGTTCAACGCCCGAGCATGGGAATGATTCGCCTGCGTACGGTATCCAGTCAGATGGGGGAAGTACCCTTTTCACCAGTACCAGCGGTGACTATCCGGAGCGAcataaaaaatcgaaaaagaagaaaaagaagaaggatcgtgaaaagaaacacaaacatcacCACAAGGAGAAGCGTCACAGGCACCGAGGAGATGATACCAGTCACGGTGAGGAGgatgaagaagaggaagattTTAACAGCTACGGCGACGAGAGTTCCCAGGCGACGGTTGATCCGGTGTCTAGCGTGCACTATCCGGCAGCTAGTTCGGTTGCGGCTGCCGCGGTTGCTGCCGTGGCCAGTTCATCGCTGGCGGCTCAACCAGTGACGAAACCGCTGCTCCCGGAAGCACTGCTAATTCCGAAGCTTGAATCGGACTTAGAACGGGAATCCATTCCCGAGTCTGCAGGGGAGCACGATGGAGTGATGCTGGGTGGTGGACTTGTGCCTAAGGAAGAGCTTACTACAGCACCAAGCTCAGTGACGACCGATGAGCCACTGCAAAGCCCTGGCTCAATGCAGTCCTCTTCGAGACCGGGCAGCAAGATTGATTTCCATGATACCAGCTCGAGTCAGGCTCCGAAAACCCCCAACTCGGATTGTAGCGGCCGTGAGCCGCGGAGTTGCGTGCTGAAGCAAAAACAGAGTCGCTCGCCACTGAACAAACTGCTTGACCATCTTCTGAAAGCGTTGGAGAAGCGTGATCCGCATCAGTTCTTTGCGTGGCCCGTTACCGATGATATAGCACCGGGATATTCGTCAATCATTCTCAAACCGATGGACTTTTCCACCATACGGCAGAAGATCGAGGACAACGAGTACGGTTCGGTGTCGGAGTTTAGCGACGACTTCAAGCTAATGTGCGAGAACGCGATCAAGTACAATCATTCGGAGACAGTTTATCATAAAGCGGCCAAGAAGCTGTTGCACGTTGGTGCCCGTTTGCTGCAGACGGACAATCTGATGCGCTCGTTACGCCCGCTGATGACGTACATGCGCGAGCTGACGGCAAAGGAGCTCGGCTTCGAACCACCGATCGGATCGGCTGATGGAACGGACAGCGATTTCCATCATCAACACCACACGGCGGATTCGGCCGATGAGGCGATGGCGGCCGCAGTTGACGAAGGCATTAATGCGCAGATTGAGGAagaggaaaagcgaaaacagaTTCGATTGGATAACAATCCTCATACCAAATTCGAATCGTTCGTTGACGATTTCACGCCGGACGAAGTGTTGGCGCAGGTCAAGAGTGCGGCACTGAACGCTAGGACGAAGCTACTGAAGCGAAAGTCAGCGCATAAGCTAGGATTTCTGCGACAGCACAAGGACGGTACGACGTCGATGAAGATTTTGCTCGACACCAAATCGGAAGGTGGTGAAGGAGGTCCGGAACGGACGGTGACGCTCGGGGCGCACACGGGCAAGCTGCAGTACGGCACAGGACAGCTGCAGGGCTTCCGGGAGGATCGTCGCAATAGTGCAAAAATCGTCAAACCGCTCAGTTACGGTGCGTTTAGTTCATTTGCTCCCGTCTTCGATTCCCGGTTTGCCAATCTCAGTAAGGAGGAAACAGAAATGGTGCTGAATACGTACGGTTGTGAGACTGGTGCCGATTACGCGGAGAGTATTTTGCGCTTCGCAATGGACAGTCCTTTTGCGGCTGGGATGGCGCACAATTTGTTGGACGTGCTAACGAACGGTGAACATCGTCAATCGTACGGAAAGCTTTACGAATCGCACATGCAGCGCGAAGAGCGTGACGCAGTTCGGCATACATTTCTCGATCCGGTTGAGGTGGCCGAAGAGGTGAAGCGATACGCGAACGTACGGATCGATTTCGACAGTTTGCGGTCTCTGTCAAATCTTGGTGTTGATATGCAGTTCCTGGACGAACTCGAGTGTCAGTTGAAGGGTGCCGAAATTGGTCCGCAGTTACAGCAATCGCTGAGCAATAATTCGGATCTGTTGCAGAAATTGCATCAGTTGCAGACGGATCGGTTGTCGGCCCCATTGCCGGCACATCTATCCCACATTCAGCATCCGTCAGAGGGTGAACTGGAACTGGCGGGCCAGATTACGAGCAATTTGACGCAAATCGCCAAACAGCTTCCACCAGCAGCCATCGCAAATCCTCAGTCATTGAGAAAAGCGATGGGAATAAGCACAG ATATATTTCAAGCACCGTCAGGAGGAATCCCGCCATCAGTACCTGCACAAACGCTTCAAGcaccacagcaacagcaacaaaacgaaaacgggACGACCTCTCACCCGACCGGTAGCAGTATTTCGAACGCAAGCCAAGCACCCACACCGACTGTTG ACATTGACACCACGCCGATGGATATGGATCTCGAACCGGAGCCCATCtctcaccatcaccatcagcatcatccaCATCCGCACCATCTCGTCCGGCAACCTTCCACCCAGCAGCAGTCGATTATTCAACCGAACCCGGTTGTTTCAGCCACTCCATCGGTCGATATCGATAGTGAACTGCGTGAATTTCTGGGAGGATCCACCCTAAACCAAGCCGGCCCCAGCAGTAGTACACCGGATGGCACGGAATCATCCGACGCGGCTTGCATCGAGCAAATGTTGATGGATTAA
- the LOC128715692 gene encoding eukaryotic peptide chain release factor GTP-binding subunit ERF3A, with amino-acid sequence MAQENDSNEMNTKFSKLNVNAVEFVPSFCTPSSTAVQTAAAATAPAGTPAAGSPTAPVAAAPLPVAPASATSSGGSSSAGGGGGGGGGATTPTSTAATPTPPSSSAPTPMERDEDPVKTPENNESEPLDSWDAEEDSILTPEDEEMELDDGEVDGETAPKVSKKKPPKVEESRSKKEHVNVVFIGHVDAGKSTIGGQIMSLTGMVDKRTLEKYEREAREKSRESWYLSWALDTNQEERDKGKTVEVGRAYFETEKKHFTILDAPGHKSFVPNMIGGAAQADLAVLVISARKGEFETGFDRGGQTREHAMLAKTAGVKHLVVLVNKMDDPTVNWDLERYNECKDKILPYLKKLGFNPVKDLTFMPVSGITGQGLREPIDDSTCPWYQGPAFIPFIDELPSLNRKTDGPFIMPIVDKYKDMGTVLMGKVESGVAKKGTNLLVMPNRTQVCVDQLWSDDEEVTSVGPGENVKIKVKGIEEEDVSPGFVLCDASNPIKTGKIFDAQVVILEHKSIICAGYSAVMHIHCAAEEITVKALICLVDKKTGEKSKTRPRFVKQDQVAIMRIECSGLICLEQFKLFPQMGRFTLRDENKTIAIGKVLKVVE; translated from the exons ATGGCACAGGAAAACGATAGCAACGAGATGAACACCAAGTTCAGCAAGCTCAACGTGAATGCGGTAGAGTTTGTGCCGAGCTTTTGTACACCTTCGTCGACGGCGGTGCagacggcagcagcagcaacggcacCGGCGGGAACACCTGCGGCGGGATCGCCAACGGCACCGGTGGCCgcagcaccacttccggtcgCTCCTGCATCGGCCACGTCGAGTGGTGGCAGTAGCAGTGcgggcggtggtggaggtggtggcggAGGTGCCACTACGCCGACATCCACAGCTGCCACACCGACACCGCCATCCTCGTCGGCGCCGACACCCATGGAACGAGACGAAGATCCGGTGAAAACGCCTGAAAACAATG AAAGTGAACCGCTCGACAGTTGGGACGCCGAAGAGGATTCAATCTTGACGCCGGAAGATGAGGAAATGGAATTGGATGACGGTGAAGTGGACGGTGAGACGGCCCCGAAAGTATCGAAAAAGAAGCCTCCCAAGGTAGAGGAAAGTCGAAGCAAAAAGGAACACGTGAATGTGGTTTTCATTGGCCATGTCG ATGCCGGTAAATCGACAATCGGCGGACAGATCATGTCACTGACCGGAATGGTAGACAAACGGACACTCGAAAAGTACGAACGCGAGGCGCGTGAAAAGTCGCGAGAAAGCTGGTACTTATCGTGGGCGCTCGACACGAATCAGGAAG AACGTGACAAGGGAAAAACGGTGGAAGTTGGTCGTGCCTATTTTGAGACTGAGAAGAAACATTTCACCATCCTCGACGCACCCGGGCACAAGAGCTTCGTGCCAAACATGATCGGTGGTGCTGCCCAGGCGGATCTGGCGGTGCTGGTAATTTCCGCGCGAAAGGGTGAATTCGAGACCGGGTTCGACCGGGGCGGGCAGACGCGAGAGCACGCTATGTTGGCTAAGACGGCCGGTGTTAAGCATTTGGTCGTGCTGGTTAACAAGATGGACGACCCGACGGTTAACTGGGACCTTGAGCGTTACAACGAATGCAAAGACAAAATATTACCATACCTCAAGAAACTAGG GTTTAATCCGGTGAAGGATCTTACGTTCATGCCAGTGTCCGGAATTACCGGGCAAGGTTTGCGGGAACCAATCGACGACTCTACGTGCCCCTGGTACCAGGGTCCGGCCTTTATTCCGTTCATCGACGAGCTGCCCTCACTCAATCGCAAAACGGACGGACCATTCATCATGCCGATCGTCGACAAATATAAGGACATGGGTACGGTGCTGATGGGCAAGGTGGAATCCGGTGTGGCAAAGAAAGGCACGAACTTGCTAGTGATGCCTAACAGA ACACAAGTGTGCGTTGATCAGCTGTGGTCCGACGACGAAGAGGTGACCTCAGTGGGGCCtggtgaaaatgtgaaaatcaaAGTAAAG GGCATAGAGGAGGAGGACGTTTCGCCTGGATTCGTCCTTTGTGACGCTTCCAATCCGATCAAGACGGGCAAGATTTTCGACGCACAGGTGGTCATCCTAGAACACAAGTCAATCATTTGTGCGGGATATTCGGCCGTAATGCATATACACTGTGCCGCTGAGGAGATTACTGTTAAG GCTCTTATTTGTTTAGTTGATAAGAAGACGGGAGAAAAATCCAAGACAAGGCCGCGCTTTGTGAAGCAGGATCAGGTCGCCATTATGAGGATTGAATGCTCCGGATTGATATGCTTAGAGCAGTTTAAACTATTCCCCCAGATGGGTCGCTTCACGCTTCGAGATGAAA ATAAAACTATCGCTATCGGCAAGGTCTTGAAGGTTGTGGAGTAA